One stretch of Candidatus Thorarchaeota archaeon DNA includes these proteins:
- a CDS encoding zinc ribbon domain-containing protein: MCRELPNKKQNGKEDAGGLIIAIGVLFIVFLGIHTIYLLIPIFVLVIVLISTLTTENKIKARTSERHRVSDVSYANSYTEKPIYDQWRRKEKGVSLGLLIPIFILGMFFMNADFSWPFLIPLFVLVTIFFGDLVSDRRRGERVRTVLTESHGRTLSEIADGAGLPEDQVIQQVVHEKRRGTADVWFDPATGVATDEHFRDQVERPARGTCVYCGFALRDDDRFCPYCGAPIRGS, translated from the coding sequence ATGTGCCGCGAACTGCCAAATAAAAAACAGAATGGTAAAGAGGATGCAGGTGGCTTGATAATTGCCATTGGAGTTCTCTTTATTGTATTTCTCGGGATTCATACTATCTATCTTTTGATCCCTATTTTTGTGTTGGTCATTGTTCTCATTTCTACATTGACCACTGAGAACAAGATTAAGGCTAGGACATCAGAGCGTCACAGGGTCTCGGATGTTTCCTATGCTAACTCGTACACCGAAAAGCCAATCTACGACCAGTGGCGCCGAAAGGAAAAAGGAGTTTCACTAGGGCTTCTCATTCCAATCTTCATTCTGGGAATGTTCTTTATGAATGCGGATTTCAGCTGGCCTTTTCTGATTCCCCTCTTTGTTCTTGTCACCATTTTCTTTGGAGATTTGGTAAGTGACCGACGACGAGGCGAACGAGTCCGCACTGTTCTCACGGAGAGTCACGGGCGTACGCTCTCCGAGATTGCCGATGGTGCTGGGCTTCCTGAAGACCAGGTGATTCAACAAGTTGTTCACGAAAAGCGTCGAGGAACGGCTGATGTCTGGTTTGATCCCGCGACTGGTGTTGCAACTGATGAACATTTTCGGGATCAGGTCGAGAGACCTGCAAGAGGGACTTGTGTCTACTGCGGTTTCGCGCTCCGGGATGATGATCGTTTCTGTCCGTATTGTGGTGCTCCAATCCGTGGGAGTTAG
- a CDS encoding tetratricopeptide repeat protein encodes MVDEAALTNILESVVKNISSGNLKYAELDLQSAKGMAPNDPRVWYYDGVVKARTERFSEAMESLNKAVELGMTDDADVYFYKGYCFYKTKDHAKAIDHLERAIQLDPSKELAYYYAALAYGNMANWDKAEEYVKKCLEFKPDDKDYKKLMDQIQQAR; translated from the coding sequence ATGGTTGATGAAGCAGCACTCACTAACATCCTGGAATCGGTTGTCAAGAACATTTCTTCTGGCAATCTCAAGTATGCTGAGCTGGATCTTCAATCGGCAAAAGGAATGGCTCCCAACGATCCCCGAGTCTGGTACTATGACGGCGTCGTGAAGGCACGAACGGAGAGATTCTCCGAGGCCATGGAGTCATTGAACAAAGCGGTCGAACTGGGAATGACAGATGATGCTGATGTCTATTTCTACAAAGGCTACTGTTTCTACAAGACAAAGGATCATGCAAAGGCTATCGATCATCTGGAACGAGCAATCCAACTCGATCCTTCAAAGGAACTGGCATACTACTATGCGGCCCTCGCCTATGGGAATATGGCAAACTGGGACAAGGCTGAAGAATACGTGAAAAAATGCCTCGAATTCAAACCCGATGATAAGGACTACAAAAAGCTGATGGACCAGATCCAACAGGCAAGATAG